The following is a genomic window from Calliphora vicina chromosome 5, idCalVici1.1, whole genome shotgun sequence.
CGTAAATCTTTAgtcttttatactttaaaatctTTAAGCTAAACATATTATCAGATGTCTTGTTCCTAATTTAGGTTCTAGCTCATAAATGAGTTAAGCGTTTTATGATATAAtgggacatttttaaaatttgtgtgcgCTTTTAGGTAACAGAATAATTTGCAGCCGCAGCAATTAACCCTAATTAAAACATCCTTAAGTTATTCTTAGGAATCTACAGGTAAAATTATGCACACATGTGTGGAAAATAATGTAAAAcaggaattttcttttaaatttttcaagaatacgtacatacaaatgtatttcAGATTAAATcgcagaaaaatattaaaatattaattttaaaatgatatttttcTACAATTCCGAACATATATTGCAGTTTTATGAGTTAATAGTTTTCAAATCacctgtaaattttaaattacgatattaatgatttattgattattacataatttttcattgaaattgagaacattagaaaattccaaattaaattgagaatttcaactttaaattgagaaaattccaaatgaaattgagaatttcaattttcaattgggaaaattccaatagaaattgagaatttcaactttaaattgagaattttcattttaaattcagaaaattccaattgaaattgagaatttcaatatgaaatttagaattttaatatgaaattgagaaaattctattttatttgaCTCTACATACGTATGACCAACAGGCAtattaattctttaaaatataaaatcttatGCTGTCCAACATTCGGAGGATCTACGGTTGGTATATTCATCCTTGACTTGACATTACTTCTGAATTtggaccaaattatttcaataggaTTAAGCGTTGATGAATAGCGACTAAATCGTAGAAGTGTTGCTGGAGAGTTGTCAATTCTTGCCATCTATCAAGAACTCTTTTGACCCAATACAATACGTTCTGAATCTGGATAGAAAAGTAGGTATGTAAGATTTTGTAACATAAATTATTAcggttgatttttaaatttaccttCAATTTCACCTCTACGATTTGATCTAACTGAAGTTACACATTTTTCGAGGAAAATGTGACGACAGGGAActctaaattatattttaaatcccTTTTTGTTCgttcaaataaaatgttgacTTCTAATTTCTCATCACAGAAAGAATGTTTGACCAAAATAAATGACAGGagattgtatattgtatattttttatggaactaattgattgtttttttcatttaaaatatttcatataatgTTTCTctatttaatttagaattttcgcaatttcatttggagtttttccaatttcatattgaaattctcaatatttcgaattttctcaatttaatttggaattttctcaattcaaaatggaaattctcaatttcatttggaattttctcaatttaaaatggaaattataaatatcacttggaatttctcaatttcaatgaaaaatggtgtagttgAAAAGCCTGTCCATGCAGGCAAATCATCAAAGTCGAAAAATCCAAacaggttttaataaataatacatatgtatgtagattgtAAAGAATTTTCTAATGGTTTTtaaggaagaacaattttatttctttatagaatgaaatacacaatttaatttacaaacaaataagcCTAATTGACCGAATCATACATAACAAAAAGCAATAACTacattgacttaaattttctttagtaacttcgatttaaatgaataattttcatTCTATGAATCACTTTATGGAAAACGTCAGCCTTATGGGCAAAACGATAAATGCTGGTCATCCTTCTTCAGTGCCTGTCAAGATATTTGCACATATGAGGTTTTTCGAAAGTTTGGTCACCTGCAATCTTGTGCCATTACAGAGTCCTCTCCTCGTATTTAAATTCCGCAGAAGCATAAAAATAACACCGACCTTGAAGTTTAATTTATGAGCCGGCATACCAGATGGTGAAAGGCTGTTCAATAACTCGACCGGATAGTTTTCTCTTTCGGCTATGCTATAACATTCTACTATGTTAATACTCAAGTATTTGGAACACCTCACCGTTGATTTGACAAACGCCATCATTTCTAGGATAAAGAATGgcagattttgaatacttttataCTGAGTAGACGTTTgcgaatattatttaaatttgctcaATCACCATTAATATAAGAGAgtataaattatgtttatatgtttggatgtacagtggtggtcaaaacatatgcaaccagcaacagaataTTACAAAAGTGATTTAAACtactttaagatgtaaacaaaaatattcatttgcttataatattttttaattaatgctttaaaaataagaatatgaaatttaattcagaattttttgcattaaaaagaaaaaaaatttaaaaaactacgtatgggttgatatttcattggccaaaacatatgcaactaattgcttttaaaacatttctgtctataaaacttaatatttcgtggcaaatcctatatttccaatgacggccttacatcggcaaggctgtgaagctatcaaattggcaataaaatttgcaggaatagcgttccaagcatctaccaatccttgaaacataatatctgaattagtgcaattttcggtgtcgattctttgattaacgattgcccaaatgttctcaatgggatttagatctggtaattgtggtggccattccattaccgaaactctttcttgtactaacaacgatttaacaacatgtgaagagtgcttggggtcgttatagtgctgaataactcatccaagaggcttattatcctcagaatttggaagcattactctttccaagatgtctatatagataaatccatccattatttcattaatttagagcgattGGCCAACTCCAGCATCAGAAAAActgcccccataccattacgttgcatcctccaTGTTTCAGTGTCTTTTTGCATTATGTGCTTGAAGCCGCGTGTTAAGTGGTCGTCTTACGTAACACATGAAATCACttccgatgatattaaattcggattcgtcgctaaataggacagtagtccatttgttttctggccaatttaaatactccatagcaaacttcaaacgtttcttttaatataagcGGTTTTTGCGCGTAGGGAAATCGTCGGTGAAGCTtgcaggatgcaacgtaatggtatgggggttgtttttctgctgctggagttggcccgtcgctctaaattaatgaaataatggatggatttatctatagagacatcttggaaagagtaatgtttccaaattctgaggataataagcctcttcgatgagttattcagcacgataacgaccccaagcactcttcacatgttgttaaatcgtggttagcacaagaaacagtttcggtaatggaatggccaccacaattaccagatctaaatcccattgagaacatttgcgcaatcgttaatcaaagaatcgacaccgaaaattgcactaattcaatattattaataatattatgtttcaaggattggttatgcttggaacgctattcctgcaaattttattgccaatttgatagcttcacagccttgccgatgtaaggccgtcattgaaaatataggatttgccacgaaatattaagttttatagacagaaatgttttaaaagcaattagttgcatatgttttggccaatgaaatatcaacccatacgtagttttttaaattttttttcttttcaatgcaaaaaattctgaattaaatttcatattcttatttttaaagcataaattaaaaaatattataagcaaatgaatatttttgtttacatcttaaagtagtttaaaccacttttgtaaaattctgttgctggttgcatatgttttgaccaccactgtatgtgtAAGTGTGTGGTTTGTGGATTgtgtattaaatgaaaaattaaattttcatctaaTACAGATTCCACATTATTGTATATGTGTTCTTTATGTTTCAattagtaattttaattattttgtgtaGTATAGTTTTaggatattttcaaatatattaataaaagttATCTTAGGTGACCATATCAATTGTTAATtacatattgaaatttaaaacaaaaatgatattttacaataatatttaacaaaaaaaataaaatgattttagaaaattcgaattttaggaatattattataaattaaagataaaaaatttagaatttaaatgcaaaaatttagaattttgtgattaaaatttaaagatttcagCAATATTTACAATTTCTGTTTAACTGAATACGAATAACCGAAAATTATTGTTTGATATCAAAGTTTTGAGATAAGATTATTAACACGTTAGTCTAAAATTTGGTCCTTAACAGACAATTGTAATTGAGTTTGAGAAGATTTAACCTTATATGCGATATATGTATAGGTATATTATTCAATGGATTCAACTGACACACGAAATTTCGGATCTATTTTATAGTCGTTCACAAAATTTGATGTTGAATCTTCTGTTATAAAAGCAGATTTGAATTCTCATAGAATTGTATGTTGAATTACTTGATATAAAAGCAAAATCGTTCCAAAGATCACGATTTTAGATAGGGTCAGTTTTAGCACCAAATATCTCGAGTTACATgcactatatttaaaaaaatcactattttacaaacaaaatcttaaaaatcaTAGAAATAATGACCTTACCTCAATTAGAAAAAGATTCGATAAAGAAATTTGCAAATACGACCTAGGGATCAACcaccaatatcaaaaaaatcaaaagaaaatgtattttaatgagCTCTTGCGATCGACTGAGTTTTAagacaattttcaaataatgaaaaattttatattattagacaaattagaaatatatgaaaatcaaagctaactaaacaaaacataaaaaaattgaaaaacaaaatcaattataGTAATTTTGTTCAAACAGTAGAATTTATAATACAGCCAaagaaaaatttagtaaaaccTAATGcgaatttgaaataattaaacaaaataagataAATTTCAATGAAGTCACCCTCACAAATTCACTGAGGGGGcgctttagttatggccgatACTATATATTACAAAATCTTACATACCTACTTTTCTATCCAGATTCAGGACGTATTGTACGTAAAATCGCTTAATTtcgtttggaattttctcaatttaaagttgaaattctcaatttaaaatggaaattctcaatttaatttgaaattttctcaatatcaggTATACTGTTCTcagtttcaatgaaaaatggtgtaataatcaataaatcattaatatcgtaatttaaaatttacaggtGGCTTCAGGATGCACTAAGTAAGGTGAAATCAACAAcacagctgatttttatttatctattttgaaagtgcttgtgttttgtcaaactgaatttattttgaaaaaataataaattttattttcaaagaagaaacaaattaaatcaaaaaacatgaatgaaaatgtgaataaaaagatttcatataatgaaatttggataaagcactattaaccgttgttctttttcaaaaataatttaaatttaacggccgtttttagttaatatgcaaaaataaaatttgtttattttttatttgacaaattcaattttgacaaaacctaTGCTGTTGTCAGCAACAAATATTGTGATTGTTGTCGAAAGGCTCTCACCTAACTTATTACATCATGGGTGATTTGAAAACTATTAACTcataaaaatgcaatatatgttcggaattgtagaaaaatatcattttaaaattaatattttaatatttttccacacATGTGTGCATAATTTTACCTGTAGATTCCTAAGAATAACTTAAGGATGTTTTAATTAGGGTTAATTGCTGCGGCTGCAAATTATTCTGTTACCTAAAAGcgcacacaaattttaaaaatgtcccaTTATATCATAAAACGCTTAACTCATTTATGAGCTAGAACCTAAATTAGGAACAAGACATCTGATAATATGTTTAGCTTAAagattttaaagtataaaagacTAAAGATTTACGAATTTCTTATACACAACTAAAACGATCTTGGCACAGTAAGCATCAAGAACTTCAGTTGGTAATttaaatagatattttaaataattttttttgaaaatggcaCCTAAAATTAAAGTTGAATATGTTGTTCTAAAACTTACATATTCCATATCAAtgtaagtatttaattttaattaatcatttataaactatgtatttaataataacaatttatttacagGCATCCTCAATCCTGTCCTCAAATTACAGTGTCACGCAGGAAGCGTTCACCATGTGACTCCATACCTCTAGTTAATGATTGGGTAAGTTTTATAGAAACAGATTAatatttattctaaatttataCTTACAAATAACTTTCTTTCTCTTTTTAGTTTGATCGCATAATGACTCAAGAGAAGTCGAGTATACCATCCACCGCAAAGGTACGCTATTGTGAGTGGAATATTACTTCGGGCAATGAAGATTTATTTAAGGCAAATGGTCATCGGTTTGAAAACATGTATTTTATAATGGGCAAAGAATCCGTACATTCGATGTTCTATATGTGCGAGCATATAAATGTGGAAGGACGTCTTTCTTTAACTGCACATATTTGCCGCGGCTGTTTCAACAATGAGTTTGAAATTGTGGAATCCGTTAAGGGCTGGCTGATGGAAAGGACAGGTTGTAACTAATGCTAACATGAATTACacctttatttaaaacttagcttataatttagtatgtaatattagaaaatagtgaTTCCTTATATATAATTAGTATTAgtatcaaacaaataataataaataaccaTAATTGCATAATTGTAGTtatgtaaaatatatataaacatgtgtttttaattaaaccagaatatttttttgttgttcaaaaatgtttgaaattttcttttgaacattttttatttttttatgattttcagctacaaaatgggaaaatatgcgcgaaattaactaaattttgtatggaGAATGAACTGCTTTAATGTTTATGgatgttttattatgattaataacattttttaagtttcagatattgttaattcatcttaaaatattggccaatatatgacaataatgcaaaattgttttaactAATTCATTCGATTATAGAATTATaacgcaatttttttaaaaaatatcttacaatttatgtaaaaaagccAAAATTTCcatcatgtacaattttatgaacaagttcttattctgaatgaaaaaagtttgggaaaaaaactcatgttcgattaataatatttattacaaaattcattccaattatgaatttattttttctgtgtaccattaattttacaatatgtttttatttgtaaatcctTTACCAGTAATTATCTATATACAGAATTGTTATAACCCGTTCAACGAACAAGATACGCcactaaacaacaaaatataaataattcagACTTCAAGATGTCATTTTCTAATACCAACtcaaatacaaacatacaaattaataatCCAGTACAAGTTTCTATAAAATTACCACAATTTTGGGTTTCATGTCCTGAAACTTGGTTCATACAAACAGAATTAACATTTACCTTTAAAGGCATCATAGATGATACAACTAAATATCAACTTGTTATTATTTCTCTATCTGATGATGTTCTAAATAAATTAGTAGATGTAATTCACAATCCACCTTTAGAATATAAACAtgagagtatccaaaaccggtcAATTGGtattttcatctttgtaaacttcAACGGTTTCggttattttaactatttttttttgacaaaccggtttttgtaagacggttaactgaaatatattttctaaagctcattcaaacatatttatgaaaaatgtttataccatttttaaaaatattgatttattttatagaaaattgttgcttttgacaacatttcgtaaaagatataaaataaatgcataaagaattcaaaaatgataaatttccattaaataaaaatttaatataaaccgcttaaccggtttttttaaaatataataatcgaaaccggttttttcaaaaacacactttttcggttaaaccggaaaccagtttttttaaattttccggttttttggGCACTCTAATAAATatccatatattaaaaaaattatacttgaGCGTTTTTCTATGAGTGAGGA
Proteins encoded in this region:
- the LOC135961305 gene encoding uncharacterized protein LOC135961305, with amino-acid sequence MAPKIKVEYVVLKLTYSISMHPQSCPQITVSRRKRSPCDSIPLVNDWFDRIMTQEKSSIPSTAKVRYCEWNITSGNEDLFKANGHRFENMYFIMGKESVHSMFYMCEHINVEGRLSLTAHICRGCFNNEFEIVESVKGWLMERTGCN